One genomic window of Leptospira paudalimensis includes the following:
- a CDS encoding sigma-54-dependent Fis family transcriptional regulator, with product MNSTQDPDGLLELILDRCIQICGVESGSLMLIDEKQSVLDAVTSRGMNQQLLRETKLKIGQGITGMAASTGKAKLVNDVSKDPDYIQVKEEIKSELVAPMIVEDDIIGVISLDSNRLNAFTPDMLEIVSVLANQAGQIFKNLQTIRSLEQRTKIQATLIEISKVVSSTLDQNEVFDSIMVTMEKSLRLEKGSIVLFNKEEALLRIVAASGLSPEEIEKGTYQPGEGITGKVYESGEPIIIESVASHPDFLNRVGYLSHFKHDPHNVSLLCAPILSEQTTLGVVNAFIVQNKHTDLKSFLDFLQVVASIISQSIKIQNLVEEAKKEISRENIQLKRELKNKYKFGSLIGKAASMEKMFEKIQLVADSRASVLITGESGTGKEMIANAIHYNSSRSENPFIKINCAAIPENLLESELFGHKKGSFTGAVTDKKGKFELADTGTIFLDEIGEMDLNLQSKLLRVLQEREIEAIGSTKAKKVDVRIIAATNAELEQLVAEKKFRADLFYRLNVVKINTPPLRDRVEDIPLLMNHFLEKYTKDNNKAIKGISREASRLLLKYRWPGNVRELENVIERAVVLAQDEILNEEDFSDILSNMEELPESTVEVSNTNHVESVSGMEPLDLGSGRLTSGQLDGLDGRAMEIVVSEVESRLIQYAMKKFRYTKTRVAKFLGINRNTLDKKIKELNIEY from the coding sequence ATGAATTCCACCCAGGACCCTGATGGCCTTCTGGAACTCATTTTGGACCGTTGCATTCAAATCTGTGGGGTAGAATCGGGGTCTCTCATGCTCATTGATGAGAAACAGAGTGTCCTTGATGCTGTTACCTCACGTGGGATGAACCAACAATTACTCAGGGAAACTAAATTGAAGATTGGCCAAGGGATTACGGGGATGGCTGCCTCCACTGGTAAAGCAAAATTGGTAAACGATGTTTCCAAAGATCCGGATTACATTCAGGTCAAAGAGGAAATTAAGTCAGAACTAGTGGCTCCCATGATTGTAGAAGATGATATTATTGGAGTGATCTCACTCGATTCCAATCGATTGAATGCATTTACACCAGATATGTTGGAGATTGTAAGTGTCCTTGCAAACCAAGCGGGTCAGATTTTTAAAAACTTACAAACCATTCGTTCCCTAGAACAACGAACAAAAATCCAAGCAACTCTCATCGAAATATCAAAGGTTGTCAGTTCTACATTAGACCAAAATGAAGTGTTTGATTCCATCATGGTGACAATGGAAAAATCACTTCGTTTGGAGAAGGGTAGTATTGTCTTATTCAATAAAGAAGAAGCACTATTACGCATTGTTGCTGCTTCAGGTTTATCACCAGAAGAAATTGAAAAAGGCACCTACCAACCTGGTGAAGGAATCACAGGAAAAGTATATGAGTCAGGAGAACCAATTATCATTGAATCGGTTGCCTCACATCCTGATTTTTTAAATCGAGTTGGTTATTTATCTCATTTTAAACATGATCCACATAACGTAAGTTTATTGTGTGCGCCAATTCTAAGTGAACAAACTACACTCGGGGTAGTGAATGCTTTTATTGTTCAAAATAAACATACTGATTTAAAATCGTTTTTAGATTTTTTGCAAGTTGTTGCATCAATCATTTCACAATCGATAAAAATTCAAAATCTTGTGGAAGAAGCCAAAAAGGAAATTTCTCGAGAGAATATCCAATTAAAGAGAGAACTCAAAAATAAATATAAATTTGGATCACTCATTGGTAAGGCTGCGAGTATGGAGAAGATGTTTGAAAAAATCCAACTCGTCGCAGATTCAAGAGCATCAGTTCTCATTACTGGAGAATCTGGAACTGGAAAGGAAATGATAGCGAATGCGATTCATTATAATAGTTCTCGTTCAGAAAATCCATTCATCAAAATCAATTGTGCAGCAATACCAGAAAATTTACTCGAAAGTGAATTGTTTGGGCACAAAAAGGGATCCTTTACAGGAGCTGTGACTGATAAAAAAGGAAAGTTTGAACTTGCAGATACTGGTACAATTTTCTTAGACGAAATTGGCGAAATGGATTTAAATTTACAATCGAAGTTACTGCGTGTTTTACAGGAACGTGAGATTGAAGCCATTGGATCTACAAAAGCAAAAAAAGTAGATGTAAGGATTATTGCAGCAACAAATGCCGAATTAGAACAGTTAGTTGCTGAAAAAAAATTCAGAGCAGATTTGTTTTATCGATTGAATGTTGTGAAAATCAATACTCCACCACTTCGTGATCGAGTTGAAGACATTCCACTTCTAATGAATCACTTTTTAGAAAAGTACACAAAAGATAATAATAAAGCAATCAAAGGAATCTCACGAGAAGCATCCCGGCTATTACTTAAATACAGATGGCCTGGTAATGTGAGAGAATTAGAAAACGTTATTGAACGTGCTGTTGTACTTGCGCAAGACGAGATATTGAATGAAGAAGATTTTTCAGATATTCTTTCGAATATGGAAGAGTTGCCTGAAAGTACTGTAGAAGTATCCAATACAAATCATGTTGAATCTGTTTCTGGAATGGAACCATTGGATTTAGGGTCTGGTAGATTGACATCAGGGCAACTTGATGGATTGGATGGACGAGCAATGGAAATTGTTGTGAGTGAAGTTGAATCTCGTTTGATCCAATATGCTATGAAAAAGTTTCGTTACACCAAAACGAGAGTCGCAAAATTTTTAGGCATTAATCGTAACACATTGGATAAAAAAATCAAAGAACTCAATATCGAGTATTAA
- a CDS encoding SpoIIE family protein phosphatase, with the protein MNEESDFERICLLCAEPRVPSGLTQRGRFFCQTCQREWILEKRKIPRVGKNVLNSEEKTEFLLENLSLFNSSLGLEDLMFRFSELIADRLKKDKIAIFITNLELGEIKLAHYYSKQKYLQRAIKRFTLDYDLSYGILVEAMANREPCFYKFSDQTHPFYSFYSKLTGTKSQLVLPILYANIAVGMITIDYDEEDPSEYIEDEEILKIVVGQFAVSLRNSLLFSKSKNQSKHFRSLHTAALTLSQLYLNNHNEMIRMILLTLSGIVDSSISCLIEYPIDSAKVKVFKVYRDLDNYELKTHTESIESKELTSILQTKEIMTIDPIKIPILETLGIIGKESMIVPVKLENGTTCIFILAKQDSRFPNEEIEALNAFVSLARITMENSNLYQNLSNKERLEKEIEIAKEIQSNLLPRNTPEAEGFSFGGFMVPARGIGGDYYDFILSPNRNELFVCIGDVSGKGVAAGLVMATVRTILHSLVRVKDSPWEILNDINNYLYSSYKEAITPRFMSMILIRWNLVTDEVDVSGAGHGNFYHYQVNQKSLHSIETGGVILGISPDISKFKNESKLQFHAGDTILLFTDGVTEALNASEKQYGEPSLEKSFLSNIELEPKKILENIYLDLKEFVKEQEQHDDITMVAVRKI; encoded by the coding sequence ATGAACGAGGAATCGGATTTTGAAAGGATCTGTCTGTTATGCGCCGAACCTCGGGTTCCCAGTGGACTCACCCAAAGAGGCCGTTTTTTTTGCCAAACATGCCAAAGGGAATGGATCTTAGAAAAAAGGAAAATCCCTCGTGTTGGTAAAAATGTTCTCAATTCAGAAGAAAAAACAGAATTCCTTTTAGAAAACCTTTCCTTGTTTAATTCCTCACTAGGTTTAGAAGACCTAATGTTTCGATTTAGTGAGCTGATTGCAGATCGATTAAAAAAAGATAAAATCGCAATATTTATCACCAACCTTGAGTTAGGTGAAATTAAATTAGCACATTATTACTCAAAACAAAAGTACTTACAAAGAGCTATCAAACGTTTTACACTAGATTATGATTTGAGTTATGGAATCCTAGTGGAAGCGATGGCGAATCGTGAGCCATGTTTTTATAAGTTCAGTGACCAAACACATCCTTTTTATTCCTTTTATTCAAAACTTACAGGCACAAAGTCGCAATTAGTATTACCAATCTTATATGCAAATATAGCTGTTGGGATGATTACAATTGACTACGATGAAGAGGATCCAAGCGAATACATCGAAGACGAGGAAATACTTAAAATTGTAGTCGGACAATTTGCTGTATCGCTAAGGAATTCTCTTTTATTTTCCAAATCAAAAAACCAGTCAAAACATTTCAGAAGTTTGCACACAGCAGCTCTTACTCTAAGCCAATTGTATTTAAACAATCATAATGAAATGATTCGTATGATCCTACTCACCTTGTCTGGGATTGTAGACTCTTCCATTTCCTGTTTAATTGAATACCCAATTGATAGCGCTAAGGTTAAAGTATTTAAAGTCTATCGAGATCTGGATAATTATGAATTAAAAACTCATACAGAATCCATTGAATCAAAAGAATTAACTTCAATTTTACAAACAAAAGAAATTATGACAATAGATCCCATTAAGATTCCAATTTTAGAAACATTAGGAATCATTGGGAAAGAATCAATGATTGTTCCAGTCAAATTAGAGAATGGAACCACCTGTATTTTCATATTAGCGAAACAAGATAGTAGATTTCCAAATGAAGAGATCGAAGCCTTAAATGCATTTGTTTCCCTCGCTCGAATCACAATGGAAAATTCCAATTTGTACCAAAACCTTTCGAACAAAGAAAGATTGGAAAAAGAAATTGAAATTGCTAAAGAAATCCAAAGTAATCTTTTACCCAGAAATACTCCTGAAGCGGAAGGTTTTTCCTTTGGTGGATTTATGGTTCCTGCGCGCGGAATTGGTGGTGATTATTACGATTTTATCCTTTCACCGAATCGAAATGAATTGTTTGTGTGTATCGGAGACGTGAGTGGAAAAGGTGTTGCTGCAGGACTTGTGATGGCGACTGTCAGAACCATATTACATTCGCTTGTGAGAGTCAAAGATTCACCTTGGGAAATCTTAAACGATATAAACAATTATCTCTATTCTAGTTATAAAGAAGCCATTACACCTCGATTTATGAGTATGATTTTGATTCGTTGGAATTTGGTGACAGATGAAGTTGATGTGTCTGGAGCCGGGCATGGAAATTTTTACCATTACCAAGTGAATCAAAAGTCTTTACATTCTATCGAAACAGGTGGAGTCATTTTAGGAATTAGTCCCGATATTTCAAAATTCAAAAATGAATCTAAATTACAATTCCATGCGGGAGATACAATTTTACTTTTTACAGATGGGGTAACGGAAGCACTCAATGCATCGGAAAAACAATACGGCGAACCAAGTCTAGAAAAAAGTTTCCTTTCGAATATAGAATTAGAACCAAAAAAGATACTGGAGAATATCTATTTGGATCTAAAAGAATTTGTCAAAGAACAGGAACAACACGATGATATCACTATGGTGGCTGTGAGAAAAATATGA
- a CDS encoding tRNA lysidine(34) synthetase: protein MNLEIPVSISAHFESMLKRMGTNLPNHWVSNKTRFLLSYSGGKDSSILLLFLKYLKDKYTIETPHLFYLSHGIREIQKEESEMLVYLENFGFPVSFVKKKFQISL, encoded by the coding sequence ATGAACCTTGAAATTCCAGTCTCCATCTCCGCTCATTTTGAATCAATGCTCAAACGAATGGGAACCAATTTACCAAATCATTGGGTTTCAAACAAAACTAGATTTTTACTTTCCTATTCTGGTGGAAAAGACTCCAGTATCCTTCTCTTATTTCTAAAATACTTAAAAGACAAATACACAATCGAAACTCCTCATTTGTTTTATCTCTCCCATGGAATTAGAGAGATCCAAAAGGAAGAAAGTGAAATGTTAGTTTATTTAGAAAACTTTGGTTTTCCAGTTTCGTTTGTAAAAAAAAAATTCCAAATCTCGCTTTAA
- a CDS encoding tRNA lysidine(34) synthetase — protein MVRYHELKKITRTNHSVILTGHHCKDYTESIFLHLTRGGGKKSFYTLPPFDGERFLPLVFLEDQELKDLYEYVSNHLRIFEDESNSNPIYKRNRIRMELLPILEREKWNFHKTYWNFHDRTQLNINFDGLTSPNQTKSPKMFRIPHETWISLNLPAKKELIDFHLKLMGMYPLYKSGFENFHLQSEGERAFLENKNCYLYKSKFGDLFIIDKKSSAFKKAISYREGNQLTIEWNQNQFRIKDPEERYSLGSWHHGQKIQIRSGNKEISECMRENGIPFFLRTFIPILYFENEPIQILFSLFSKNEKNYPKRIYLER, from the coding sequence TTGGTCCGCTACCATGAACTGAAAAAAATCACGAGAACAAACCATTCTGTGATTCTGACAGGCCACCACTGTAAAGATTACACCGAATCAATTTTCTTACACCTAACAAGAGGGGGTGGGAAAAAATCGTTTTATACACTTCCTCCATTTGATGGCGAACGATTTTTACCATTAGTATTCCTAGAAGACCAAGAACTAAAGGATCTTTATGAATATGTATCAAACCATTTGCGAATTTTTGAAGATGAGTCAAATTCAAATCCCATTTACAAACGAAATCGAATCCGAATGGAATTGTTACCAATACTGGAACGAGAGAAATGGAATTTTCATAAAACATATTGGAATTTCCATGATCGAACACAACTCAACATCAATTTTGATGGCCTCACGAGTCCAAACCAAACGAAATCACCCAAAATGTTTCGAATCCCACATGAAACATGGATAAGTTTAAATTTACCTGCAAAAAAAGAACTAATCGATTTTCATTTGAAACTAATGGGAATGTATCCACTTTATAAATCTGGATTTGAGAATTTCCATCTTCAATCGGAAGGGGAAAGAGCATTTTTAGAAAACAAAAATTGTTATTTATACAAATCAAAGTTTGGCGATCTTTTCATCATTGATAAAAAGTCTTCCGCATTTAAAAAAGCAATTTCATACCGTGAAGGAAACCAACTTACGATTGAATGGAATCAAAACCAATTTAGAATCAAAGATCCTGAAGAAAGGTATTCACTTGGGTCATGGCATCACGGTCAGAAAATTCAAATTCGATCAGGAAACAAGGAAATTTCAGAATGTATGCGGGAGAATGGAATTCCATTTTTCCTTAGAACTTTTATTCCCATCCTATATTTTGAAAATGAACCGATTCAAATTTTATTTTCGCTCTTCTCCAAAAACGAAAAGAATTATCCCAAACGAATCTATTTGGAAAGGTGA
- the yihA gene encoding ribosome biogenesis GTP-binding protein YihA/YsxC — protein sequence MHKYSKEIPFPETKFFTSIAKLEEKEDLDSVQSIAFMGRSNSGKSSLLNALSNHRGLAKVSKTPGKTKLINIFRTKVGFNLIDLPGFGYSKASHKEHKEMMNLLEGFLNSWKQLKILFILCDSQREFPEEELSTIEVAMEKKIKPVVIRTKIDKLNQSGQHKVRTEMEDAMNEIGVPFRVFYISATTGRGIGELREFILETLGIQTNVSKVEP from the coding sequence ATGCATAAATATTCCAAAGAAATTCCTTTTCCCGAAACCAAATTTTTCACTTCTATTGCCAAATTGGAAGAAAAGGAAGATTTAGACTCGGTTCAATCCATTGCATTTATGGGAAGATCCAATTCTGGAAAATCGAGTTTGCTCAATGCTTTATCAAATCATAGAGGTCTTGCAAAAGTATCAAAAACTCCTGGAAAAACAAAACTAATCAATATATTCAGAACCAAAGTTGGCTTTAATTTGATCGACTTACCAGGATTTGGTTATTCAAAAGCTTCTCATAAAGAGCATAAAGAAATGATGAATCTTTTAGAAGGATTTCTCAATTCCTGGAAACAACTTAAAATTTTATTTATACTATGTGATTCCCAAAGGGAGTTTCCAGAAGAAGAGTTGTCTACAATCGAAGTAGCAATGGAAAAAAAAATTAAACCCGTTGTGATCAGGACTAAAATTGATAAATTAAATCAAAGTGGACAACACAAAGTACGAACTGAAATGGAAGATGCTATGAATGAGATAGGAGTTCCGTTTCGCGTATTTTATATTTCTGCAACGACAGGAAGAGGGATTGGCGAATTACGAGAATTTATCTTAGAAACACTTGGAATTCAAACAAATGTATCCAAAGTGGAACCGTAA
- the lsa25 gene encoding surface adhesin Lsa25: MKKLHYCFALLAISLFINCEMKPVDDVFGLSPEETNQLFAGLLANQSLRDNGNGTVTDAISNLVWQKCSHGQVYRSGFNDCLGAPQGSIYNPYDSSRAGAIQVAFCDSKTHACNSINYPQVIQGFSSISIQGTSELYAACQNNHFLGQTWRVPTPIEYQRLVIPGRAATLQFFPSTQEEDYWTAWSNQDDLPGETAFAISFDRQSYGVQRSVVKTQRNYVRCVRQGP; encoded by the coding sequence ATGAAAAAACTTCATTACTGTTTTGCTCTTTTGGCAATTTCTTTATTCATCAACTGCGAAATGAAACCTGTAGACGATGTCTTTGGATTAAGTCCAGAAGAAACCAACCAACTTTTCGCAGGCCTCTTGGCAAACCAGAGTTTGCGTGATAATGGCAATGGAACCGTGACAGACGCAATTTCCAATTTGGTTTGGCAAAAATGTTCTCACGGTCAAGTATACCGATCGGGATTTAACGATTGTTTGGGGGCTCCTCAAGGATCCATTTACAACCCTTACGATTCCAGTCGAGCTGGAGCAATCCAAGTTGCGTTTTGTGATTCCAAAACTCATGCTTGTAATTCCATCAACTATCCTCAAGTGATCCAAGGATTTTCATCCATCAGTATCCAAGGAACAAGTGAGTTGTATGCAGCATGCCAAAATAATCACTTTTTAGGGCAAACTTGGCGAGTTCCAACTCCAATCGAATACCAAAGATTGGTGATTCCTGGACGTGCGGCAACTTTGCAATTTTTTCCATCCACCCAAGAGGAAGATTATTGGACTGCTTGGTCTAACCAAGACGATCTACCAGGTGAAACGGCGTTTGCAATTTCATTTGACCGACAATCCTATGGAGTCCAAAGGTCTGTTGTAAAAACACAAAGGAATTATGTCCGTTGTGTGAGACAAGGTCCATAA
- the omp85 gene encoding Omp85 family outer membrane protein — MYNSILRSFILLLFFSMVSSVFAQERAPRTDLPFEISEKKRLSERDFKNKKEGGYFTGLPLINSDPNVGIGYGARVLYFYNGSRTSPMFEYTPYRVRIFAQYFNTTKNAPYHQLSLDAPFIFDTKWRLRADLVYDRNPNSLYFGIGQSTLQPLSYLERNDPNGRIRRNAPFADYEDNLSYRRPGDAGVGESPIVSDNKYNRYDIENPNFSTSGEYSFFGGTLRTVTGVRLSKQIIRRYDGTNNNAYLGPADGILGLLDIDRTITTPQGETKLTRDDKDGKIRGINGGFVNTIRAGIVYDTRDFEPDPNRGLFLEYTHERSTKAIGSNYEFNKNLVSGRVFLSPVTWFTNKPPELLEKFVLAARGAMIQTNGDAPFYEYRNMWGTEVNQSGLGGRTTIRGYKQDRFVGQTMAYANFEIRWKFAEAEFGGQHFDFQLVPFYDVGRVWDRTSDANLKNYKHSRGIGLRIPWNQATVIYIDHAISNEDRQTFINFNHIF, encoded by the coding sequence ATGTACAATTCTATTTTGAGAAGTTTTATACTTCTGTTATTTTTTTCCATGGTATCGAGTGTTTTTGCACAGGAGAGAGCACCACGAACCGACCTTCCGTTCGAAATCTCTGAAAAGAAGAGATTGAGCGAGCGTGATTTTAAGAATAAAAAAGAGGGGGGGTACTTCACTGGTCTCCCTCTCATCAACTCCGATCCGAACGTAGGGATTGGATACGGTGCTCGTGTTTTGTATTTTTACAACGGAAGTCGAACTTCCCCTATGTTTGAATATACACCTTACCGTGTGAGGATTTTTGCTCAGTATTTTAATACTACCAAAAATGCACCTTACCACCAGTTAAGTTTGGATGCACCGTTTATCTTTGACACCAAATGGCGATTACGTGCAGATTTAGTGTATGATCGGAACCCCAACTCACTTTATTTTGGAATTGGACAAAGTACACTCCAACCACTTTCATATTTAGAAAGAAACGATCCAAATGGAAGGATCCGTAGGAATGCACCTTTTGCCGATTACGAAGATAATCTAAGTTATAGAAGACCAGGTGATGCGGGAGTTGGTGAATCTCCAATTGTCAGTGATAATAAATACAACCGTTATGACATTGAGAATCCTAACTTTAGTACTTCAGGAGAATACTCGTTCTTTGGCGGAACACTCAGAACAGTAACAGGCGTACGTTTATCAAAACAAATCATACGTAGGTATGATGGAACAAATAACAATGCATACCTTGGACCTGCTGATGGAATCCTTGGACTCTTAGACATTGATCGAACCATCACAACTCCACAAGGGGAAACAAAACTAACTCGTGATGACAAAGATGGTAAAATTCGCGGGATCAACGGTGGTTTTGTCAATACCATCCGAGCTGGTATTGTTTATGATACACGGGATTTTGAACCAGATCCAAACAGAGGTTTGTTTTTAGAATACACTCACGAACGATCCACAAAAGCGATTGGATCAAATTACGAGTTTAATAAAAACTTAGTTTCCGGTCGTGTATTCCTAAGTCCAGTTACTTGGTTTACGAATAAACCCCCAGAACTTCTAGAAAAATTTGTATTAGCTGCACGCGGTGCGATGATCCAAACAAACGGTGACGCACCATTTTACGAATACCGTAATATGTGGGGAACGGAAGTGAACCAATCAGGTCTTGGTGGTAGAACAACCATTCGTGGTTACAAACAAGATCGTTTTGTTGGCCAAACAATGGCGTATGCAAACTTCGAGATCAGATGGAAATTTGCGGAAGCTGAATTTGGTGGGCAACACTTTGATTTCCAATTGGTTCCGTTTTATGACGTAGGGCGAGTTTGGGATCGAACATCCGATGCTAACTTAAAGAACTACAAACACTCAAGAGGTATTGGTCTAAGAATTCCTTGGAACCAAGCAACCGTTATCTACATTGATCATGCGATTTCAAATGAAGATAGACAGACCTTTATTAACTTTAATCACATATTTTAG
- a CDS encoding acetyl-CoA carboxylase biotin carboxyl carrier protein subunit — MDFLFETKSKPTSVHVSGNRIHVRLENQTYTIETDSLIESLKPKEQNLVTVQMKDGSLLKFLKIRNEIFFHWKGESWNAKLAERSYEVSGQTTPEIKSPMPGKVVQISTTVGSEHGLGETLLILEAMKMENAIKAPYPCRVEEIRKQQGELVQQDEVLLILHRIEVEKT, encoded by the coding sequence ATGGACTTTTTATTTGAAACAAAATCGAAACCAACATCCGTACATGTGAGTGGCAATCGCATTCATGTACGTTTGGAAAACCAAACCTATACCATTGAAACTGATTCACTGATAGAAAGTTTGAAACCAAAAGAACAAAATTTGGTCACTGTCCAGATGAAGGATGGTTCCTTACTTAAATTTCTCAAGATTCGGAATGAAATATTTTTCCATTGGAAAGGGGAATCTTGGAACGCAAAATTAGCAGAACGTTCCTATGAAGTGTCTGGCCAAACTACCCCTGAGATCAAAAGCCCGATGCCGGGAAAAGTAGTGCAAATCTCTACTACAGTTGGAAGCGAACACGGTTTAGGGGAAACATTGTTAATTTTGGAAGCCATGAAAATGGAAAATGCCATCAAAGCACCTTACCCATGCCGTGTAGAAGAAATCCGGAAACAACAAGGGGAACTTGTCCAACAGGACGAGGTATTACTAATTTTACACAGAATCGAAGTGGAAAAAACATAA
- a CDS encoding acetyl-CoA carboxylase biotin carboxylase subunit has protein sequence MKPIQKILIANRGEIAVRVIRTAKKMGIKTVAVYSDPDSQSLFVLSADEAYPLGGTDARSSYLNVDKVIEACLATGADAVHPGYGFLSENTDFAKKLEQHGIRFIGPKPHSIEAMGDKIGSRILVAKSGVPVVPGYEGQSQEMSVFKKEADKIGYPVMAKASAGGGGKGMRRINAPDELESGILSAKREAMSAFGDDRILLEKYIVNPRHVEFQIFGDTKGNIIHLHERDCSLQRRHQKVVEETPAPNFPTSLKSKMAEAAVMAGKAVQYEGAGTVEFILGEGGEFYFLEMNTRLQVEHPVTEMTTGLDLVEWQIRVCQGEPLPILQTPPQKGHAIEVRIYAEDPKEGFLPSIGKIHHLSFPTREDLRIDSGVVTGSEITMYYDPMIAKLIVWGEDRETAIQRLIECLSETIVFGPKTNLQFLQKLVSTKEFFQGKVSTHYIADHEVELLKENTKEELKFALAGLFFSSKQNIDPWIA, from the coding sequence ATGAAGCCGATCCAAAAAATACTCATCGCCAATCGTGGTGAAATTGCTGTACGAGTCATACGCACTGCAAAAAAAATGGGGATCAAAACAGTCGCTGTTTATTCTGATCCCGATTCTCAAAGTTTGTTCGTTTTAAGTGCCGACGAAGCCTATCCTTTAGGCGGAACAGATGCACGTTCTTCTTACTTAAATGTGGACAAAGTGATCGAAGCTTGTTTGGCAACGGGTGCCGATGCAGTCCACCCTGGTTATGGATTTTTATCTGAAAATACGGACTTTGCTAAAAAATTAGAACAACACGGCATTCGATTCATAGGTCCTAAACCTCACTCGATTGAAGCCATGGGTGATAAGATCGGCTCACGCATATTAGTTGCTAAAAGTGGAGTTCCTGTTGTGCCAGGTTATGAGGGCCAATCCCAAGAGATGTCTGTTTTCAAAAAGGAAGCTGATAAAATTGGATACCCTGTCATGGCAAAGGCGAGTGCTGGTGGTGGTGGAAAGGGTATGCGCCGTATCAATGCACCAGATGAGTTAGAATCTGGAATATTATCTGCAAAACGAGAAGCAATGTCGGCTTTTGGTGACGATCGTATCTTATTAGAAAAATACATTGTGAATCCAAGGCACGTTGAATTCCAAATTTTTGGTGATACAAAAGGAAACATCATCCACCTTCACGAAAGGGATTGTTCGTTACAAAGAAGACACCAAAAGGTTGTCGAAGAAACACCAGCTCCCAATTTTCCGACCTCTCTAAAATCAAAAATGGCAGAAGCAGCTGTCATGGCTGGCAAAGCTGTTCAATATGAAGGTGCAGGTACCGTAGAATTCATATTAGGTGAGGGTGGTGAGTTTTATTTTTTAGAAATGAACACTCGATTACAAGTGGAACACCCTGTCACAGAAATGACAACGGGACTTGATTTAGTGGAATGGCAAATTCGAGTTTGCCAAGGAGAACCACTTCCGATCCTCCAAACTCCTCCTCAAAAAGGACATGCAATTGAAGTGCGGATTTATGCAGAAGACCCAAAAGAGGGTTTTTTACCATCCATAGGAAAAATCCATCATTTGTCCTTTCCCACTAGAGAAGACTTAAGGATCGATTCAGGAGTGGTGACAGGATCCGAAATTACAATGTATTATGACCCTATGATCGCAAAACTGATTGTATGGGGCGAGGATCGTGAAACAGCCATTCAGCGATTGATAGAATGTTTATCTGAAACGATTGTCTTTGGCCCAAAAACTAATTTGCAGTTTTTGCAAAAATTGGTATCAACTAAGGAATTTTTCCAAGGTAAAGTATCCACTCATTATATTGCAGACCATGAAGTGGAACTCTTAAAAGAGAATACAAAAGAAGAACTCAAATTTGCGTTAGCGGGTCTTTTTTTCTCATCAAAACAAAACATAGATCCTTGGATCGCTTAA